From Gemmatimonadota bacterium, the proteins below share one genomic window:
- a CDS encoding mannonate dehydratase, with amino-acid sequence MYLHDVVNWTDFDDETLSFYRAISVDMIQLDLRTGGESDAERHVRAGKDSTELFERAREKTESHGLKLQTVFMPVLEGITLATEDRDVELGAFLRLIESLGKAGIPTLAWNFKPMGNFRTTSDIGRGGAVYSTFDYAEFDRNRPPPHDPPVSETVMWDNMVYFMGAAVPAAEKVGVNLALHPDDPPIPEPLGGVAQICSTLEHFGRIFDAVPSDNHRMLFCQGCMTELAGPQRVYDIIAEMSSRNKIALVHFRNVRGQLPRFAEVFIDEGEVDMRRAMETYRDNGYFGPFGMDHTPGFPQSMAGPAGKAYANGYIRATIQTVYGR; translated from the coding sequence ATGTATCTGCACGATGTCGTAAACTGGACCGATTTCGATGATGAAACGCTCAGCTTCTACCGTGCGATAAGCGTGGACATGATTCAGCTGGACCTCAGGACGGGAGGAGAATCCGACGCTGAACGGCACGTGAGGGCCGGCAAGGACAGCACGGAACTTTTCGAACGGGCCCGGGAGAAGACCGAGTCTCACGGATTGAAGCTGCAGACCGTCTTCATGCCGGTGCTGGAAGGGATCACCCTGGCCACGGAGGATCGGGACGTGGAACTGGGCGCCTTCCTGCGGCTCATAGAAAGTCTGGGGAAGGCGGGGATACCGACCCTGGCCTGGAATTTCAAGCCGATGGGCAATTTCCGGACCACTTCGGACATCGGCCGCGGCGGCGCGGTATACAGCACCTTCGACTATGCCGAATTCGACAGGAACCGTCCTCCGCCACACGATCCACCCGTCTCCGAGACCGTGATGTGGGACAACATGGTCTACTTCATGGGCGCCGCGGTCCCGGCCGCCGAGAAAGTCGGCGTCAACCTGGCGCTTCATCCGGACGACCCGCCGATTCCCGAACCGCTGGGCGGCGTCGCACAGATCTGTTCCACGCTGGAGCATTTCGGACGCATTTTCGATGCGGTACCCAGCGATAATCACCGGATGCTCTTCTGCCAGGGCTGCATGACCGAACTGGCCGGTCCTCAGCGGGTTTACGATATCATTGCCGAGATGTCCTCCCGGAACAAGATCGCCCTGGTCCATTTCCGAAACGTCCGGGGGCAGTTGCCGCGGTTCGCCGAGGTCTTCATCGACGAAGGCGAGGTGGACATGCGCCGTGCCATGGAAACCTACCGCGATAACGGGTACTTCGGACCCTTCGGCATGGACCATACCCCGGGTTTCCCACAGTCCATGGCCGGCCCGGCCGGCAAGGCCTATGCGAACGGCTACATCCGCGCCACGATCCAGACAGTCTACGGCCGGTAG
- a CDS encoding aldolase/citrate lyase family protein, producing MAERNLKQRIGAGEQIIGANVGMTHTRDQLKKVVESGQFDFLWVDGQHSAFSEDRLVEFCDRADTLDADVMFRIKHTYHSYLVGNLLDLGPAGIEVPQVETEATVDEAVDFFYYPQRGVRSWGGGARRKVDEVGDDRLQYAAWWNNYGVLMIQLESIPAVTGARRLAKAGVDCLSFGPNDLMYSIEAHPQHPFRDVDDCVRYVIDQLGNSDTQVCFRNHAPEDRGKYVDMGVTVFLESPVL from the coding sequence ATGGCGGAACGCAACCTGAAACAACGCATCGGCGCGGGCGAGCAGATCATCGGCGCCAATGTCGGCATGACCCATACCCGGGACCAGTTGAAAAAGGTCGTCGAATCGGGGCAGTTTGATTTTCTCTGGGTGGATGGACAGCACAGCGCCTTCAGCGAGGACCGGCTGGTGGAATTCTGCGACCGGGCCGATACACTGGACGCCGACGTCATGTTCCGCATCAAGCACACCTATCACAGTTACCTGGTCGGCAACCTGCTCGATCTCGGCCCGGCGGGGATCGAGGTGCCCCAGGTCGAAACGGAAGCGACGGTCGATGAAGCGGTCGACTTCTTCTACTATCCTCAGCGGGGCGTGCGAAGCTGGGGTGGCGGAGCGCGGCGCAAAGTGGACGAAGTCGGGGACGACCGGCTGCAGTACGCCGCATGGTGGAACAACTACGGCGTGCTGATGATACAGCTCGAATCGATCCCGGCCGTGACCGGTGCGCGGAGACTGGCCAAAGCAGGCGTGGACTGCCTGTCCTTCGGACCAAACGACCTCATGTACAGTATCGAGGCGCACCCGCAACACCCCTTCCGGGACGTGGACGACTGCGTCCGGTACGTGATCGACCAGCTCGGAAATTCGGATACGCAGGTGTGCTTTCGGAACCACGCGCCGGAAGACCGGGGGAAATACGTGGATATGGGCGTTACTGTGTTCCTGGAAAGCCCGGTCCTGTAG